From Malassezia restricta chromosome VIII, complete sequence, the proteins below share one genomic window:
- a CDS encoding tRNA-specific adenosine deaminase 2: MLGQARYVPPEAQSAQDLYWMQKALDMAQEALEHEEVPVGCVFVRDGHMIAQARNRTNELANATRHAELEAIDEILQKIPPKDTRFGTAPHAGPPDDNPMLRTTLYVTIEPCLMCASALRQIGIQRVVFGAGNERFGGNGTVLPIHASRELPYNPPYESVGGYLREEAIMILRRFYMTENVKAPKPKTKARRVLKTEIYPPGVSMHGYGPPAHHAPVTEASPPAPNE, encoded by the exons ATGCTGGGCCAAGCTCGGTATGTGCCCCCGGAGGCCCAGTCTGCGCAGGACTTGTACTGGATGCAAAAAGCCCTCGACATGGCACAGGAAGCTTTGGAGCATGAAGAGGTCCCCGTGGGCTGCGTTTTTGTGCGCGACGGCCATATGATAGCTCAGGCACGCAACCGAACGAATGAGCTCGCGAATGCCACGCGACACGCCGAGCTGGAAGCCATTGATGAGATTCTGCAAAAGATACCCCCCAAGGATACCCGCTTCGGCACGGCACCTCATGCCGGCCCACCGGACGACAATCCCATGCTGCGTACAACGTTGTACGTCACCATCGAGCCGTGTCTCATGTGTGCGTCTGCATTACGTCAAATTGGGATTcagcgcgtcgtgttcGGTGCAGGGAACGAACGTTTCGGTGGGAATGGTACAGTGCTTCCGATTCACGCGAGCAGAGAATTGCCCTACAATCCTCCCTATGAGTCTGTGGGCGGGTACCTGCGTGAAGAAGCCATTATGATTCTCCGCCGCTTTTACATGACGGAAAACGTCAAAG CCCCCAAACCAAAGACcaaggcgcgtcgcgtgctCAAAACCGAGATTTATC CGCCTGGCGTGTCTATGCATGGCTATGGACCACCGGCCCATCATGCACCCGTTACAGAAGCGTCTCCCCCAGCGCCGAACGAATGA
- a CDS encoding arginase — MSFHSHILHEPSTVMIPVSYSGGQPRKGVEDGPEALVHAGLPKQLESLGWKYEQDDSISWDDIRSMERETKEGEKIHNVEASSKASQLLADVVEKHAKAGKLPLTVGGDHSLGTGTMIGTSRVYPDVATIWVDAHADINTAQTTPSGNLHGCPVSFALGLDGSYIEPYKSWLPAPTKNVHNRIVYIGLRDIDEGERKILKDHKIKAFSMHHIDKFGIGKVVEMALDYINGDTSRRDRPIHLSFDVDAMDPSVAPSTGTPVRGGLTFREGHYICEAVAETGSLVAMDMVEVNPHLEKHAAEQTIAVGCSLIRSALGETLL; from the coding sequence ATGAGCTTCCACTCGCACATTCTCCATGAGCCTTCTACCGTCATGATTCCCGTGAGCTACAGCGGCGGTCAGCCACGCAAGGGTGTGGAGGATGGCCCTGAGGCCCTGGTCCATGCGGGACTgccgaagcagctcgagtcgcttgGCTGGAAATATGAGCAAGACGACTCGATCTCATGGGACGACATTCGTTCGATGGAGCGAGAGACGAAGGAAGGAGAAAAGATTCATAATGTGGAAGCCTCCTCGAAGGCGAGCCAGCTGCTGGCTGACGTGGTGGAGAAGCACGCCAAGGCCGGTAAGCTCCCGCTGACGGTGGGTGGCGACCACAGTTTGGGCACTGGTACCATGAtaggcacgtcgcgtgtGTACCCTGACGTTGCTACCATTTGggtggatgcgcatgccgacaTTAACACGGCCCAAACGACGCCCTCGGGCAATTTGCACGGCTGTCCTGTATCATTCGCGTTGGGTCTTGACGGCTCGTATATTGAGCCTTACAAGAGCTGGCTCCCTGCGCCTACCAAGAACGTGCACAACCGTATTGTATATATTGGTCTGCGTGATATTGATGAGGGAGAGCGCAAGATTCTTAAGGACCATAAAATCAAGGCGTTCTCGATGCACCATATCGACAAGTTCGGTATCGGCAAGGTGGTCGAAATGGCTCTTGACTATATCAACGGTgacacgtcgcgccgcgaTCGCCCCATTCATTTGTCGTTTGACGTCGACGCGATGGACCCGAGCGTCGCCCCGAGTACAGGCACACCGGTGCGTGGTGGTCTCACGTTCCGAGAAGGTCATTACATATGCGAGGCGGTAGCTGAGACCGGCTCGCTGGTGGCTATGGATATGGTGGAAGTGAACCCCCATCTGGAAAAGCATGCGGCTGAGCAGACGATTGCCGTGGGCTGTTCCCTCATTCGTTCGGCGCTGGGGGAGACGCTTCTGTAA
- a CDS encoding cytochrome b5, with amino-acid sequence MDEMAPPAIRAILSEDDDDHVPMFPSANSAQRHAVSGSAPSSRLHPSGMNSLRAPVEPAPSQLEVPMRRQKVILEPGHSPLDWARLKTTTDLRGGVSTLLRVTPSQLKQHNRLDDAWTAIQGKVYNMTPYLKFHPGGVDQLMRIAGRDGTRLFFATHPWVNVDALIDSTMVGVFVPES; translated from the exons ATGGACGAGATGGCACCTCCCGCGATACGTGCCATCCTCAGtgaggacgatgatgacCATGTGCCCATGTTTCCTTCTGCCAACAGCGCTCAGCGACATGCTGTCAGTGGGTCAGCACCATCGTCCCGTTTGCACCCCTCCGGCATGAACAGTCTGCGGGCACCAGTGGAGCCAGCGCCTTCACAGCTCGAGGTACCTATGAGAAGGCAAAAGGTGATCCTCGAACCCGGTCATAGCCCTCTTGATTGGGCGCGATTAAAAACGACAACAGATCTGCGAGGCGGTGTATCCACTCTTCTCCGCGTCACCCCGTCTCAACTTAAGCAGCACAACCGGCTTGACGACGCATGGACAGCTATTCAAGGAAAAGTGTACAATATGACTCCCTATTTAAAATTTCATCCTGGCGGCGTCGATCAACTCATGCGTATCGCAGGCCGTGATGGCACTCGACTTTTCT TTGCCACGCATCCTTGGGTCAATGTCGACGCACTCATAGACTCTACGATGGTCGGCGTATTTGTGCCAGAATCGTGA
- a CDS encoding glutathione S-transferase yields the protein MPHFSLYVLKGLWGPNPLKIGIMLEALGADYEVKFVEFGSSDKETGVKGADYLNLCENGRTPTLVDHKRNDFVIWESGAILDYLCSAYDSENKFHGKTPEERAIVMQWLFFQVTGHSPVQGNLYFAKMYWKTAYGEDPTQVTLNRFKNELDRVFHVYEHRLQRQASLNGEDKAFLALDRPTIADYSALGWLGMLPDVAGKLEIDMQKYGILNKYIERMRNLPEAQAATRRVASGH from the coding sequence ATGCCTCACTTTTCCCTCTATGTCCTCAAAGGCCTCTGGGGTCCGAACCCTCTGAAAATTGGCATTATGCTTGAAGCACTCGGTGCTGACTACGAAGTCAAGTTTGTTGAATTCGGCTCCTCGGACAAAGAAACCGGCGTGAAGGGAGCCGACTACCTGAACTTGTGTGAGAACGGCCGCACACCTACGCTGGTTGATCACAAGCGCAATGACTTTGTCATTTGGGAGTCGGGAGCTATCCTTGATTACCTCTGTTCTGCCTACGACTCAGAAAACAAATTCCATGGTAAGACGCCTGAGGAACGCGCCATTGTCATGCAGTGGCTCTTTTTCCAGGTGACGGGCCACAGCCCGGTGCAGGGTAACTTGTACTTTGCCAAGATGTACTGGAAGACAGCCTACGGCGAAGATCCGACTCAAGTGACCCTGAATCGATTCAAGAACGAACTGGATCGCGTGTTCCATGTGTACGAGCATCGTCTGCAACGCCAAGCCTCCTTGAATGGCGAAGACAAGGCATTCTTGGCTCTCGATCGCCCCACGATTGCCGACTACAGTGCTCTTGGATGGCTGGGCATGCTTCCTGATGTGGCTGGCAAGCTCGAAATTGACATGCAGAAGTACGGAATCCTGAACAAGTACATCGAAAGGATGCGCAACCTGCCCGAAGCTCAAGCAGCTACGCGCCGTGTGGCGAGCGGTCACTAA
- a CDS encoding glycoside hydrolase family 55 protein has translation MVDWLERVLTSGRAPYQTRDYAVYRNVHDYGAKGDGLNDDTNAINSAISDGPRCGPQADSTTTAPALVYFPPGIYRVSKPIVSLYLTHLLGDATERPCIKPYAHFEGIAVIDENPYGFSGKNWYTPQNNFFRSISNFCIDLSEMPPEYGTGIHHQVSQATGLCNVHFEMRTDPSTQQRGILMENASGGCMSDLTFYGGRFGAWMGNQQFTVRNVRFSQCQTAICLHWNWAWTLMDVHIHDCHVGLEMVGMLPERQGVGSLILSDWYIAHTKHAVQLEREGTGRLILDHVRVSHVQSIVHGPYQSLLSPRDSNDLVKYWLKAPASLVTAPTALRRQETLDGPIYVGDMTPPERPACLVDEHGRWFGREKPSYATWSDVVNIQQYGVKGDGMSDDTAAMQSLLNENVGRAVFVPYGVYVLHDTLNIPIGTFLVGEAQPIFLGTGPAFQDVQNPRPVVRVGRPGDSGDLLLADLVFSTRGHTPGAIVMEWNVHERAQGSVAMFDAHIRIGGFCGSEQELAQCPKQASLTDLPRAAFLSLHLTKSASGYFQNVWVWTADHELDQGTPEQLNVLTDRGVLIESQGPVWMYGTASEHALLYQYSLHHAANVLLAMIQTESPYFQGHNFEPASKSVVSHPKYPDPDCAKRYARGPNVPDWTYDTVMEDRALGLHISHGTDIFVLGSGQYSFFDSYGQRSLADHACQRRLCVLERDLSNVWLMNLASVGAQVILSVDGADYVMERPHREGFCSTLALCAISAKHIYVV, from the exons ATGGTCGATTGGCTCGAGCGAGTTTTGACATCTGGTCGTGCACCCTATCAGACCCGCGACTATGCTGTATATCGCAACGTTCATGATTATGGCGCCAAGGGAGATGGTTTGAATGACGATACAAATGCCATCAATTCGGCTATATCTGACGGACCACGATGTGGCCCTCAAGCTGACAGCACCACTACAGCACCCGCTCTCGTTTATTTCCCAC CGGGCATATACAGGGTTTCAAAACCGATCGTATCTTTATACCTGACCCATTTGCTGGGAGATGCCACTGAGCGCCCCTGTATTAAGCCGTACGCCCATTTCGAAGGTATCGCCGTGATTGACGAAAACCCTTATGGATTTAGCGGGAAGAATTGGTACACTCCTCAGAACAACTTCTTCCGATCTATTTCAAATTTTTGCATCGACTTGAGCGAGATGCCCCCGGAATATGGCACAGGTATACACCACCAAGTGAGTCAAGCCACGGGGCTCTGTAACGTGCATTTTGAAATGAGGACAGATCCTTCCACGCAACAACGGGGCATTTTGATGGAAAATGCCAGCGGTGGATGTATGTCAGACCTCACCTTTTATGGCGGTCGTTTTGGAGCATGGATGGGAAACCAGCAATTCACCGTGCGCAACGTGCGCTTTTCTCAGTGCCAAACCGCTATATGTTTGCATTGGAACTGGGCATGGACATTGATGGATGTACACATCCACGACTGTCATGTGGGTCTGGAGATGGTAGGGATGTTGCCAGAGAGGCAAGGTGTTGGATCACTTATCCTCTCCGACTGGTACATCGCGCATACCAAACATGCTGTGCAGCTCGAAAGAGAGGGTACGGGCCGATTGATTTTAGATCATGTCCGTGTGTCCCACGTGCAGAGTATTGTGCATGGTCCATATCAATCCCTCTTATCCCCAAGGGACTCAAATGACTTGGTAAAGTACTGGCTCAAGGCACCGGCTTCTTTGGTGACGGCACCGACAGCTTTGCGACGTCAGGAAACTCTGGATGGCCCGATATATGTTGGTGATATGACCCCCCCGGAGCGGCCAGCGTGCCTGGTAGATGAGCATGGGCGGTGGTTTGGTCGAGAGAAACCCTCGTATGCAACGTGGTCTGATGTCGTGAATATACAACAGTACGGTGTGAAGGGAGATGGTATGTCGGATGACACAGCAGCGATGCAGTCCTTACTTAACGAAAATGTGGGTCGTGCTGTGTTCGTTCCTTATGGCGTCTATGTATTGCATGACACCTTGAATATACCTATTGGGACATTCCTCGTGGGAGAAGCCCAGCCCATTTTTCTCGGTACGGGGCCAGCTTTCCAGGACGTGCAGAATCCTCGTCCCGTGGTTCGCGTAGGCCGACCAGGCGACTCCGGCGATCTGCTGTTGGCAGATCTCGTATTCAGCACCCGTGGGCACACACCGGGCGCCATTGTGATGGAATGGAATGTGCATGAAAGAGCGCAAGGCTCCGTCGCCATGTTTGATGCTCATATTCGTATTGGAGGGTTCTGTGGCTCGGAGCAAGAATTAGCCCAATGCCCGAAACAAGCTTCCTTGACAGACTTACCTCGTGCTGCATTTCTCAGTCTCCATTTGACCAAGTCAGCGAGTGGCTATTTTCAAAACGTATGGGTCTGGACCGCGGACCACGAATTGGACCAAGGCACACCCGAGCAGCTGAATGTTTTGACCGATCGTGGCGTACTTATCGAGTCGCAAGGTCCGGTTTGGATGTACGGCACCGCTAGTGAGCATGCACTTTTGTATCAATACTCGCTTCACCACGCGGCAAATGTATTACTGGCCATGATCCAAACGGAGTCGCCCTACTTTCAGGGTCACAACTTTGAGCCGGCATCGAAAAGCGTCGTCTCACATCCGAAGTATCCTGATCCAGACTGTGCAAAGAGGTACGCTCGAGGCCCGAACGTACCAGACTGGACTTATGACACTGTGATGGAAGACCGTGCCCTTGGGCTGCATATCTCTCATGGTACGGATATTTTTGTCCTGGGATCGGGTCAATACTCCTTTTTTGATTCATACGGACAGCGATCGCTTGCTGATCATGCATGTCAGCGACGTCTTTGTGTACTTGAGCGGGATTTGTCCAATGTGTGGCTTATGAATCTGGCATCTGTCGGTGCTCAAGTGATATTAAGCGTAGACGGAGCAGACTACGTGATGGAACGTCCGCATCGAGAAGGCTTCTGCAGTACGTTGGCTTTGTGTGCTATATCAGCAAAACATATCTATGTGGTGTAA
- a CDS encoding DUF159 domain protein — protein sequence MCGRFACNLNKDELLTAVTDTIPANVGLGPSDSGTQFSPSYNIAPNMQCPVFRKNLDSMDVMMETMKWGVSSKSLFHADNEVMLINARDDTVLKPGSIWHDMMAERRCIVFCQGFYEWQKDDTVPGQTHAPKRIAHFVGMGKYGRGRRTIDGQSRQLMPMAAFWTQQKGSDQNAFAIVTTQANKQLEFLHDRMPVILPDTCAISEWLGITSYEHVSKLLTPYQGTLDCYKVPPEVGSVGTSNENYIYPLHARKDGILAMFEKAKLHTQRQKMAVEDNGTEEERKTLPSTPKKHVKPAQSPSSVMRAKTRESPRKRMKGTPSLETYWLKGESEG from the coding sequence ATGTGTGGACGATTCGCATGCAACCTGAATAAAGATGAGTTGTTGACGGCTGTGACTGATACGATCCCCGCCAATGTAGGACTTGGGCCTTCGGATTCGGGCACACAGTTCTCTCCAAGCTACAACATCGCTCCAAATATGCAATGCCCCGTGTTTCGAAAAAATCTGGATTCCATGGATGTGATGATGGAGACAATGAAGTGGGGCGTTTCATCTAAGTCCCTTTTCCATGCAGATAATGAGGTCATGCTTATCAATGCGCGAGATGATACGGTGCTGAAGCCAGGTTCTATTTGGCATGACATGATGGCAGAGCGTCGGTGTATCGTATTTTGTCAAGGATTTTATGAATGGCAAAAAGATGACACTGTACCTGGTCAAACGCATGCCCCGAAGCGTATCGCGCATTTCGTTGGCATGGGCAAATATGGTAGAGGTCGGCGTACGATCGATGGGCAATCGCGGCAACTTATGCCCATGGCTGCATTTTGGACTCAGCAGAAAGGGTCTGATCAAAATGCATTTGCAATTGTAACGACACAAGCCAACAAACAGCTCGAATTTTTGCATGACCGTATGCCTGTGATTCTGCCAGACACGTGCGCCATATCTGAGTGGCTCGGGATAACGAGTTATGAGCATGTTTCCAAGTTACTAACGCCGTACCAGGGCACGCTTGACTGCTATAAGGTGCCCCCTGAGGTAGGATCGGTGGGTACATCGAATGAAAACTACATTTATCCACTCCATGCAAGAAAGGACGGTATTTTGGCCATGTTTGAAAAGGCGAAACTACATACACAGAGGCAAAAAATGGCTGTGGAAGACAATGGTACGGAGGAAGAGCGCAAAACCCTGCCCAGCACGCCTAAAAAGCATGTCAAGCCAGCACAATCGCCTTCCTCCGTCATGCGAGCCAAGACTCGAGAAAGCCCTCGCAAGCGCATGAAAGGAACACCAAGTTTGGAGACATACTGGTTGAAAGGTGAGAGCGAAGGGTAA
- a CDS encoding MFS sugar transporter, producing the protein MDTLSEKPAGLAETDCDRKVKLNDHEDETDYKMHEAILAEAMEDSASPELSAEVRLRNPLLGYSPAQIEARVQDFVSNKGLEEYHELFLKGAFCAQAQSTGHYDKVPYLTSEDHEVLAKEKTKKWHQPFILYWLAICCSAAAAIQGADESVINGAILFFPNQFGLYKSDCDFYQEDAAGNCNGPLKTGDKFIDTNWTSADVEREMSKNNWLVGLISSAPYICCAFLGCWLTEPLNAFLGRRGTIFLTSFISFATCVWQGVTDTWWHLFISRFFLGFGIGPKSATVPVYAAECSPPLIRGALVMQWQTWTAFGIMLGNAASLVLFRVKDPANVSITGLNWRLMLGSACIPALLVMLQVFICPESPRWLMKKGKYGKALQSFLKLRNAPLLASRDMFLAHCLIEEENKHAAEHGFQNVTHLFTVPRNFRALVPTSILMFGQQFCGINVIAYYSSSIIKEVGNATDLDSLLGSWGFGMLNFLFAIPAWYTIDTFGRRNLLLSTLPFMAIMLLIAGFAFWIDKEKTHARMGVVLTGIYVYGCLYSPGFGPVPLTYGAEAFPIRIREAGMALSTAVLWFFNAVLSITWFRMKQSFKPQGAFGFYAAWCVVLWILIYFLMPETKALTLEELDIVFSIPTRKFATHQLKQIPYFIQRYILRRNVRKHPLQAMNEGVGMA; encoded by the coding sequence ATGGATACCCTATCAGAAAAACCAGCCGGGTTGGCAGAGACAGACTGTGATCGAAAAGTGAAACTCAACGATCATGAAGATGAAACAGATTACAAGATGCATGAAGCCATTCTAGCTGAAGCCATGGAGGATAGTGCTTCGCCGGAGCTTTCTGCAGAGGTTCGCTTGCGTAATCCTCTTCTAGGCTATTCCCCCGCACAAATTGAGGCACGCGTGCAGGATTTTGTCTCGAATAAAGGTCTTGAAGAGTACCATGAGCTGTTTTTGAAGGGAGCATTTTGCGCCCAAGCCCAATCTACAGGTCATTATGACAAAGTTCCTTACCTTACATCGGAGGATCATGAGGTTCTTGCGAAAGAAAAAACCAAAAAGTGGCACCAACCCTTCATCTTGTATTGGCTCGCTATCTGCTGTAGTGCTGCAGCTGCCATTCAGGGCGCAGATGAGTCCGTGATCAATGGTGCCATTCTTTTCTTTCCCAACCAGTTCGGTCTCTACAAGTCAGACTGCGACTTTTATCAGGAAGATGCAGCAGGAAATTGTAATGGACCACTCAAAACAGGCGATAAATTTATTGACACCAATTGGACAAGTGCAGATGTTGAAAGAGAGATGAGCAAAAACAACTGGCTTGTGGGTCTCATTTCGTCGGCCCCGTACATCTGCTGTGCATTTCTCGGTTGCTGGCTGACCGAACCATTGAATGCATTTCTCGGACGTCGTGGAACTATTTTCTTGACATCGTTCATCAGCTTTGCCACATGTGTATGGCAGGGTGTGACAGATACCTGGTGGCATTTGTTCATTTCGCGCTTTTTCCTCGGCTTTGGTATTGGTCCTAAGTCTGCTACGGTTCCTGTATATGCTGCTGAATGCTCGCCTCCTCTCATTCGTGGTGCTCTTGTTATGCAATGGCAAACATGGACTGCTTTTGGTATTATGCTTGGTAATGCTGCTAGTTTAGTGCTTTTCCGAGTCAAAGACCCTGCCAATGTTTCGATTACTGGATTGAACTGGCGACTGATGCTTGGAAGTGCGTGCATTCCAGCTTTGCTGGTCATGTTGCAAGTCTTCATCTGCCCCGAATCACCTCGTTGGCTCATGAAAAAAGGTAAATATGGCAAGGCCTTGCAATCGTTCTTGAAGCTGCGCAATGCTCCTTTGCTAGCTTCTCGTGACATGTTCCTTGCTCATTGTTTGATTGAAGAAGAGAACAAGCacgctgctgagcatggTTTCCAAAATGTCACGCATTTGTTTACCGTGCCTCGCAACTTTCGTGCACTGGTTCCCACCTCGATCCTCATGTTTGGTCAACAGTTTTGTGGTATTAATGTCATTGCATACTACTCCAGCTCAATTATCAAGGAAGTGGGCAACGCGACTGACTTGGATTCACTGCTGGGAAGCTGGGGCTTTGGTATGCTCAACTTTTTGTTCGCTATTCCTGCTTGGTATACTATTGATACCTTTGGTCGCCGCAACTTGCTTCTTTCCACTCTTCCTTTTATGGCCATTATGCTTCTTATCGCCGGTTTTGCTTTCTGGATTGATAAAGAAAAGACGCACGCTCGTATGGGCGTTGTGCTCACGGGCATTTATGTGTATGGTTGTCTGTACTCCCCTGGGTTTGGTCCTGTGCCACTCACTTACGGTGCGGAGGCCTTCCCAATTCGGATTCGTGAAGCCGGCATGGCGCTCTCCACAGCCGTTTTGTGGTTCTTTAATGCAGTCTTGTCGATTACGTGGTTCCGTATGAAACAGTCATTCAAGCCTCAGGGAGCATTCGGCTTTTATGCTGCCTGGTGTGTCGTACTTTGGATTCTTATTTATTTCCTTATGCCGGAAACAAAAGCACTTACGCTGGAAGAACTCGACATCGTGTTCAGTATTCCGACGCGCAAGTTTGCCACCCACCAGCTCAAGCAAATTCCATACTTTATTCAACGCTACATTTTAAGACGCAACGTACGCAAGCATCCTTTGCAAGCTATGAACGAAGGCGTTGGCATGGCTTAG
- a CDS encoding 23S rRNA (uridine2552-2'-O)-methyltransferase translates to MRRFFVRTEPLLFKCTPLHVSYVTSKTSWHYLPIRHASNRSKSSSKYLARQRHDEFVRLKKADGTGYVSRSAYKLQQLSQKYPFLQPGRAIVDLGAAPGGWSQAVVRQCPNSQVYALDLLPLQISEPNVVFLRGDFMNQQVRSDLTSLVSRKVDVVLSDMMANTSGNAVRDAQASLDLCTAAFDFCLSMLQESSTVYKNPGDASVLPTFVCKYFMSPEADEFRKVLKQHFQYVRSEKMKASRSESREQYWVCIGFRKPL, encoded by the coding sequence ATGAGGAGGTTTTTTGTACGGACAGAGCCTCTCCTGTTTAAATGTACTCCCCTGCATGTATCCTACGTGACGTCTAAGACATCATGGCACTATCTACCGATACGCCATGCATCTAATCGAAGCAAGTCTTCCTCTAAGTATTTAGCACGTCAACGCCATGACGAATTCGTTCGCTTAAAAAAAGCTGATGGAACTGGATATGTCTCGCGTTCTGCATACAAGCTTCAACAACTAAGCCAAAAATACCCCTTCCTCCAGCCTGGGCGCGCCATTGTTGACTTGGGAGCTGCTCCTGGTGGTTGGAGTCAAGCTGTCGTGCGACAATGCCCTAATTCGCAGGTATATGCTTTGGATCTTCTTCCTTTGCAGATATCCGAGCCCAATGTTGTTTTTTTACGCGGTGATTTTATGAACCAGCAAGTGCGCTCTGATTTGACCTCCTTGGTGTCCCGAAAAGTGGACGTCGTGCTCAGTGATATGATGGCCAATACTTCAGGGAATGCTGTTCGTGACGCACAGGCATCGCTTGATTTGTGTACGGCTGCTTTTGATTTTTGTCTATCTATGCTACAAGAGTCAAGCACGGTGTACAAGAACCCTGGAGATGCTAGCGTTTTGCCAACTTTTGTGTGTAAATACTTCATGAGCCCTGAGGCAGACGAATTTCGAAAGGTATTGAAGCAACACTTTCAATACGTACGCTCAGAAAAGATGAAGGCTAGTCGGTCAGAGAGTCGCGAGCAGTACTGGGTATGCATCGGCTTTCGAAAACCGCTATGA
- a CDS encoding protein-lysine N-methyltransferase EEF2KMT yields MDAEASRKAQGQLYIQYQARLSPRSSLFQWPENLDLLAAQVGLDTVLFNGKETHPSNDEYDRVFLKQLVKRIEQAIEACTDDQAASLDTEKQDLTVDDAILERYMRLVSMPETPSIMGTRVPSPLYVHHYFPITTAKHHHDILGPCESVTFRQEGTAISQGTTGLTTWEASLRLAAHVVASPHVWQKSDACILELGSGAGFLGLVCARLFDTLPHTDAKLYLTDLEGQVLDRLRETAQLNNATRAHIEALDWNDISTGDRDALERLRNMRPTCVLAADVVYDPTLISPFVDTLWVALQKRAHSGPQPFALVASTVRNPDTYGQFLRTLESRQLRWKMMDLKQTTWPNLDLVLFPSVHNQKLEGVVSILHIEVS; encoded by the exons atggacgcTGAGGCGTCGAGGAAGGCACAGGGTCAGTTGTACATACAATATCAGGCAAGGCTTTCACCGAGATCATCTCTGTTTCAATGGCCAGAAAATCTAGACCTACTGGCTGCTCAAGTTGGCTTGGACACTGTGTTGTTTAATGGTAAAGAAACGCACCCATCTAACGATGAATACGATCGTGTGTTTCTCAAACAACTGGTTAAGCGCATTGAGCAGGCTATAGAAGCGTGCACAGATGATCAGGCAGCTTCTCTTGATACAGAAAAGCAGGATCTTACAGTCGATGACGCTATTTTAGAACGCTACATGCGGCTAGTATCTATGCCCGAAACGCCTTCCATTATGGGTACTCGAGTGCCCTCCCCTCTCTATGTCCATCATTACTTTCCCATCACCACCGCAAAGCATCATCATGATATCTTAGGTCCATGTGAATCAGTGACTTTTCGACAAGAAGGCACAGCTATTTCTCAAGGCACGACTGGGCTCACAACATGGGAGGCAAGTCTGCGGCTTGCTGCTCATGTGGTGGCCTCACCTCATGTTTGGCAAAAGAGTGACGCTTGTATTCTCGAACTTGGGAGCGGCGCAGGTTTTCTTGGACTAGTTTGTGCGCGTCTCTTTGATACACTTCCGCACACAGATGCAAAACTCTATCTAACGGATCTGGAGGGTCAAGTACTTGACCGACTGCGTGAAACAGCTCAACTCA ATAATGCCACAAGAGCACATATTGAAGCACTCGACTGGAACGACATCAGTACCGGTGATCGAGACGCATTGGAGCGCTTGCGAAACATGCGGCCCACATGTGTTTTGGCCGCCGATGTGGTGTATGACCCCACTTTGATATCGCCTTTTGTCGATACCCTATGGGTCGCTCTGCAGAAAAGAGCGCACAGTGGGCCACAACCCTTCGCTCTCGTGGCGAGCACGGTTCGTAACCCCGATACGTACGGCCAGTTTCTACGAACCCTTGAAAGCCGTCAATTGCGATGGAAGATGATGGATCTGAAACAGACTACATGGCCGAATTTGGATCTCGTTCTTTTCCCCTCTGTACACAATCAAAAATTGGAAGGCGTCGTTTCCATATTACACATTGAAGTCTCATAG